Proteins co-encoded in one Gammaproteobacteria bacterium genomic window:
- a CDS encoding hypothetical protein (Evidence 5 : Unknown function), producing MKIQQNIVSRSWLAVFCLGIVYLVYPPQLFAAVTTPIGTAGLAGYWPLENDWHDAMGGHDLMPTAAGGFSPAPYVGGTTDLGYGPTHLATGNGAQSADFTSLDRSQGVTLEGWFFVPDNTSAGRLIGFGKEWTDPKLVATIAWGFLWINVGKMNAGVNLQYPRYGDLCWHHLAVVLAPPGQQDAPIRVYVDGTEVVPLQVDGDFSPAAIDAAQLFGAPFRIGEFESTDGTSSGGNMRVDEMRVWTRALGADEIAQLSHASGTGARCEGPPPPDWSPVQQRCTFPQPRPKPVLDMGVRVLDNRNVVVIADPNPWLKSRVNSDCGVFLTALEAHRAELPDWLYFNEYDAAIRETLLYYRPAVFAALDNPAHYRVGRVGAPLQTPVDAGVWPQAVREFHFPSLAAGGSELHTYSAEVVYFSYLTLAEDLQPGETYRVQDTWGYKPSFLYDPNRTLSWAIKTNQLGYSPVAVEKYAYLGGWLGAVRGALDVRRFEGQPFDVVRNQDKTVAFTGKLDFRADDRSVDGSGEWVYQADFSPLTTPGNYFIRIPGVGRSRTFTIGKNPLGEAFYIHARGLYHQRCGTDLTAPYTAWQRSDNHTVTRQAAFPPASEDYTDHSAEGWGFLDANGHFPAKNFSAFELIGYTATDTVVPGVKGGWHDAADYDRDEGHMKISRDLAHAYLMFPRNFRDGQLNLPESQNGVPDILDEAAWGIEVWRLAQQADGRVATRIEATSHPHESNPGKDTQPYYLSLATHNSSLSYAASAALVGRALVKAGDVARGQSYIKSARRAYAYGVGNGPRVMMSFQADDGATYTWREAPTVDARRKFYATVQLWLATGDPAYRKVVGSAAMVQAFQGELAALYWRTNSYDLADIVLAPTRFPSGWAIQATQAVVNNAADWLGRQAKSPYRKLWYTPGEGYFPLMAWGQNGFTPILHLVAAWRYSGEERFHTGALLAVDWMHGGNPQNQVGTTGLGQYNMVSPLHLPSDVDGILDPVPGITLYAYTGGIPFGARQAVYGLFDDPDPGLQFAGSALAQLPSPWNDTGLSLNAIGDLLYGNIPLWRRMVALEATNVPQSEFTVTETIGPAAAVTGALMGPGWQPSTALKARGPRSIKQWRESLWYLP from the coding sequence ATGAAAATCCAGCAAAACATCGTTTCTCGCTCATGGTTAGCTGTCTTCTGCTTAGGCATCGTTTATCTGGTTTACCCGCCTCAATTGTTCGCCGCAGTTACCACGCCTATCGGTACGGCGGGCCTCGCGGGCTATTGGCCGTTGGAAAATGATTGGCATGACGCGATGGGCGGACATGATCTAATGCCGACGGCGGCAGGGGGTTTCTCGCCCGCTCCTTATGTCGGCGGCACAACCGATCTGGGCTATGGACCGACGCATCTCGCCACCGGCAATGGTGCTCAAAGCGCGGACTTCACCAGTCTGGACCGCAGCCAAGGCGTCACTCTGGAAGGATGGTTCTTCGTGCCGGATAACACTTCGGCCGGGCGCTTAATCGGCTTCGGCAAGGAGTGGACCGATCCCAAGCTGGTCGCGACTATCGCCTGGGGCTTCCTGTGGATCAACGTCGGCAAGATGAATGCCGGGGTCAATCTCCAATATCCGCGCTATGGCGATCTGTGCTGGCATCATCTGGCCGTGGTCTTGGCCCCGCCAGGACAACAGGACGCGCCGATCCGGGTTTATGTGGACGGTACCGAAGTCGTGCCCTTGCAAGTCGATGGCGATTTCAGTCCCGCTGCCATTGATGCCGCCCAGCTATTCGGCGCTCCGTTCCGTATCGGCGAATTCGAGAGTACCGACGGCACGTCCAGCGGTGGAAACATGCGGGTCGATGAGATGCGGGTATGGACACGGGCGTTGGGTGCTGATGAAATCGCCCAACTCAGCCATGCCAGCGGCACGGGTGCCCGTTGCGAGGGGCCGCCACCGCCCGATTGGTCGCCCGTCCAGCAGCGGTGCACATTTCCACAACCCCGACCCAAGCCGGTATTGGATATGGGCGTCAGGGTATTGGACAACCGTAATGTGGTGGTGATCGCTGATCCCAATCCTTGGCTGAAGAGCCGGGTGAACAGCGATTGCGGAGTATTTCTGACTGCCTTGGAAGCCCATCGCGCTGAACTCCCTGATTGGCTGTATTTCAACGAATACGATGCCGCTATCCGCGAAACCCTGCTCTACTACCGGCCTGCGGTGTTCGCCGCCTTGGATAATCCGGCGCATTACCGGGTAGGCCGGGTGGGCGCGCCGCTGCAAACCCCCGTTGACGCTGGCGTCTGGCCGCAGGCGGTGCGGGAATTCCATTTCCCCTCGCTGGCGGCGGGTGGGAGCGAACTCCACACCTATTCCGCCGAGGTGGTGTATTTCAGTTATCTGACCCTGGCGGAAGACCTGCAACCAGGGGAAACCTATCGGGTTCAGGATACCTGGGGCTATAAACCATCCTTCCTATACGATCCTAATCGCACCCTATCCTGGGCCATCAAGACCAACCAACTCGGCTATTCGCCCGTTGCTGTGGAGAAATACGCCTATCTGGGCGGCTGGTTGGGTGCAGTGCGGGGCGCTTTGGATGTTCGGCGCTTCGAGGGTCAGCCGTTTGATGTGGTGCGCAATCAGGACAAAACAGTTGCTTTCACCGGCAAGCTGGACTTTCGTGCCGACGACCGGAGTGTGGATGGCTCCGGCGAATGGGTTTATCAGGCTGATTTCTCGCCACTGACTACACCCGGCAATTATTTTATTCGCATTCCCGGCGTGGGCCGCTCGCGCACCTTCACTATCGGTAAGAATCCCCTGGGCGAGGCGTTCTATATCCATGCCCGTGGTCTTTATCATCAGCGTTGCGGCACGGACTTGACCGCGCCCTATACTGCCTGGCAGCGTAGCGATAACCACACCGTGACTCGGCAAGCGGCGTTTCCGCCAGCTTCGGAAGATTACACCGACCACAGTGCGGAAGGATGGGGCTTCCTCGATGCCAACGGCCATTTCCCTGCCAAGAATTTTAGCGCCTTCGAGCTGATCGGCTATACCGCGACCGATACCGTGGTCCCCGGCGTAAAGGGCGGCTGGCACGATGCTGCCGATTACGACCGCGACGAAGGCCATATGAAAATTTCCCGCGATCTCGCCCACGCCTATCTGATGTTCCCCAGGAATTTCCGCGACGGCCAACTGAACCTGCCAGAAAGCCAGAACGGCGTGCCGGATATTCTCGACGAGGCAGCTTGGGGGATAGAGGTGTGGCGTCTGGCCCAACAAGCCGATGGACGGGTGGCGACCCGCATCGAAGCAACCAGTCATCCCCATGAAAGCAATCCGGGCAAGGACACCCAACCCTATTACCTGAGTCTCGCGACTCATAATTCCAGCCTGTCCTATGCGGCCAGCGCCGCTCTGGTGGGGCGGGCCTTGGTCAAGGCCGGGGATGTGGCGCGGGGCCAAAGCTATATCAAGAGTGCCCGGAGGGCCTATGCCTATGGCGTGGGGAATGGACCTCGGGTGATGATGTCTTTCCAGGCCGACGATGGCGCGACCTATACCTGGCGCGAGGCGCCGACGGTCGATGCACGGCGGAAGTTCTATGCCACGGTGCAGCTCTGGCTGGCGACTGGCGACCCCGCCTACCGCAAGGTGGTGGGGAGTGCCGCGATGGTCCAGGCATTCCAGGGCGAATTGGCCGCGCTCTACTGGCGGACGAATTCCTACGATCTGGCCGATATCGTGCTGGCACCGACGCGCTTCCCGTCCGGTTGGGCCATTCAAGCCACTCAAGCCGTGGTAAACAATGCCGCCGACTGGCTAGGCAGGCAAGCCAAAAGCCCCTATCGCAAACTGTGGTACACGCCGGGCGAGGGCTATTTCCCGCTGATGGCGTGGGGTCAGAATGGCTTCACACCGATTTTGCATTTGGTCGCAGCTTGGCGCTACAGCGGTGAGGAACGCTTCCATACCGGGGCATTGCTGGCGGTGGACTGGATGCATGGTGGCAATCCCCAAAACCAGGTGGGGACGACCGGGCTGGGGCAGTACAACATGGTTAGTCCCCTGCACCTGCCTTCCGATGTCGATGGCATTCTCGACCCCGTGCCGGGAATCACCTTGTATGCCTATACCGGTGGGATTCCCTTCGGCGCACGGCAAGCGGTGTATGGGCTGTTCGACGACCCGGACCCTGGCTTGCAATTCGCGGGGTCGGCACTCGCCCAACTGCCTTCGCCCTGGAACGATACCGGTCTGTCCCTGAACGCTATCGGCGACCTGCTTTATGGGAATATTCCGCTGTGGCGGCGCATGGTGGCGCTGGAAGCGACCAATGTCCCCCAGAGCGAGTTCACCGTCACTGAAACCATTGGCCCTGCGGCGGCGGTCACCGGTGCGCTCATGGGACCGGGCTGGCAACCCTCCACAGCGCTTAAGGCACGCGGTCCACGCAGCATTAAGCAGTGGCGGGAATCGCTGTGGTATTTGCCGTGA
- a CDS encoding hypothetical protein (Evidence 5 : Unknown function), translating to MHLRAAPRSRISITLMEWEIASITHALKGVACENKSEVDQRLSRRFL from the coding sequence GTGCATCTCCGCGCAGCTCCTCGATCTCGTATTTCCATTACTTTGATGGAATGGGAAATTGCGTCAATCACCCACGCCCTAAAGGGCGTGGCTTGTGAAAACAAGTCCGAGGTTGATCAGCGACTCTCTCGCCGTTTTCTGTAA
- a CDS encoding NAD+ kinase yields the protein MERLSENKLVLVTRKTRLDELVARFNTIAQTRFYIEHLGADFSDYVHEHETYHQALTEARTTLSCFGRVQVLDRGLLSNFLFGRDDVVIAVGQDGLVANTLKYLSQQVLIGVNPDPRRWDGILLPFQAKDLGLVVAEVFKRKRPVKEVTLAQVTLNDGQKLLAVNDFFIGQKTHVSARYTLHVDARKERQSSSGIIISTGLGSTGWMKSVLAGASRLITQVSDGGIIYSSTGKMPWNADYLVFSVREPFPSKTSAADLVFGQITEQKPLWVLSEMAENGVIFSDGIESDYLSFNSGIEATIVPADHKGQLIV from the coding sequence ATGGAGCGCCTATCCGAAAATAAGTTAGTATTGGTGACGCGCAAAACGCGGCTGGACGAATTGGTGGCGCGATTTAATACGATCGCACAAACACGGTTTTATATCGAACATTTAGGGGCAGATTTCTCTGATTATGTCCACGAACATGAAACTTATCATCAAGCTTTGACCGAAGCTCGAACTACTCTGTCCTGCTTTGGTCGGGTGCAAGTATTGGATCGGGGATTACTTTCAAATTTTCTGTTCGGCCGTGATGATGTAGTCATCGCGGTGGGCCAGGACGGTTTGGTCGCGAACACTCTCAAATATCTTTCCCAGCAAGTATTGATCGGGGTGAATCCAGACCCGCGCCGCTGGGACGGAATTTTGCTTCCGTTCCAGGCCAAAGATTTGGGACTCGTGGTGGCCGAGGTATTCAAGCGGAAAAGGCCCGTCAAGGAAGTAACTCTCGCGCAAGTTACCTTGAATGACGGACAGAAGTTGCTCGCAGTGAATGATTTTTTCATTGGCCAGAAAACCCATGTTTCTGCCCGCTATACCTTACACGTCGATGCCCGAAAGGAACGACAATCCTCCAGCGGTATCATTATCTCTACAGGCCTAGGTTCCACGGGATGGATGAAAAGCGTTTTAGCTGGTGCCTCACGGCTTATTACGCAAGTTTCTGACGGAGGAATCATCTATTCATCAACCGGAAAAATGCCGTGGAACGCGGATTACTTGGTGTTTTCCGTACGTGAACCGTTTCCTAGCAAAACATCTGCGGCCGATTTGGTCTTCGGGCAAATTACTGAGCAAAAACCTTTGTGGGTACTCTCGGAAATGGCCGAGAATGGCGTGATTTTCAGCGACGGAATTGAAAGTGATTATTTATCATTTAATTCTGGTATTGAGGCTACCATTGTGCCGGCTGACCACAAGGGGCAGCTGATTGTGTAA
- the murE gene encoding UDP-N-acetylmuramoyl-L-alanyl-D-glutamate--2, 6-diaminopimelate ligase, producing MIISLNELLDGVVLLPADCNPGVSGLALDSRRVLTGDLFFARSGSHTHGSHFIDEAIARGAVAVVTEGKTIFYSRRQGVPIVSLTDLSFHLGRISACFHGNPSRSFTTIIGVTGTNGKTSTTHLLAQILNRDDAPCAVIGTLGVGLHGQFTPTNHTTPDAVTLQGILADLVTRGARQLVMEVSSHALDQGRVEGIIFNVAVFTNLTRDHLDYHGNLEAYGLAKQRLFRIPGLEYAVINTDDAFGRVLLERLPPSIQAVGYGLSPSVTSCQQYVQGKELSLLTTGLSMEVATPWGTGMLESSLLGRFNALNLLAALATLGVLGMPLDEALLALSVVRTVAGRMERLGGGPTMPLVVVDYAHTPDALEQVLLTLREHTAVDCRLWCVFGCGGERDPGKRPLMGAVTERIADKVIVTNDNPRGDSQDDIFRTILNGMNDPNQAIVIPDRRLAIQHAVEYARPGDVVLVAGKGHEGYQQIGTDLLPFSDHFEVQQALNFHRRKSSHG from the coding sequence TTGATTATCTCGTTGAATGAATTACTCGACGGCGTCGTCTTGCTTCCTGCGGATTGCAATCCGGGAGTGTCAGGACTCGCCTTGGACAGTCGGCGGGTCTTGACGGGAGATTTATTCTTTGCCCGCTCCGGTAGTCATACCCATGGTTCACACTTCATCGATGAGGCTATTGCACGCGGAGCGGTAGCGGTAGTTACCGAAGGAAAAACGATTTTTTATTCCCGGCGTCAGGGAGTACCCATCGTAAGTTTGACCGATCTTAGTTTTCACCTGGGTCGAATCTCCGCTTGTTTTCATGGTAACCCTTCACGCAGTTTTACGACAATAATTGGAGTCACGGGAACCAATGGTAAAACTTCGACTACCCATCTTTTAGCCCAAATTCTGAATCGCGATGATGCCCCCTGCGCGGTAATCGGTACCCTTGGCGTTGGCCTCCATGGACAATTCACCCCCACCAACCACACCACACCCGATGCAGTCACTCTGCAAGGAATACTTGCCGATCTGGTCACCCGAGGCGCACGCCAACTCGTCATGGAGGTCTCTTCTCATGCCCTAGACCAGGGGCGGGTGGAAGGGATTATTTTCAATGTAGCGGTCTTCACCAATCTTACCCGTGATCACCTCGACTACCATGGTAACCTGGAAGCCTATGGTCTGGCCAAGCAACGATTGTTTCGAATTCCCGGCCTGGAATACGCAGTAATCAATACAGATGATGCGTTTGGCCGCGTGCTGCTTGAGAGATTACCGCCGTCAATCCAGGCCGTAGGTTATGGCCTTTCTCCTTCAGTAACATCATGCCAGCAATACGTTCAGGGTAAAGAACTTTCTCTTTTGACCACGGGACTCAGCATGGAGGTTGCGACCCCCTGGGGTACCGGGATGCTGGAAAGTTCATTGTTAGGACGATTCAACGCATTGAATCTACTGGCAGCGCTCGCAACTTTGGGAGTGCTGGGAATGCCGCTGGACGAGGCATTGCTGGCGCTTTCGGTGGTACGTACCGTCGCTGGCCGGATGGAACGGTTAGGAGGTGGTCCTACTATGCCCCTAGTGGTAGTTGACTACGCCCATACCCCCGATGCCTTGGAGCAGGTCTTGCTGACCCTGCGCGAGCATACCGCCGTCGATTGTCGGTTATGGTGTGTTTTTGGCTGCGGTGGCGAGCGCGACCCCGGAAAGCGTCCATTAATGGGAGCGGTAACCGAGCGCATTGCAGACAAAGTTATTGTCACCAATGACAATCCGCGTGGTGACAGCCAGGATGATATTTTCCGCACCATCCTGAATGGCATGAATGATCCTAACCAGGCCATCGTGATCCCCGACCGCCGCTTGGCTATCCAGCACGCCGTTGAATACGCTAGGCCAGGAGATGTTGTCCTCGTCGCGGGGAAGGGACACGAGGGCTACCAGCAAATAGGAACGGATTTGCTGCCTTTTAGCGATCACTTTGAGGTGCAGCAAGCGTTAAACTTTCATCGACGTAAATCATCCCACGGCTAA
- a CDS encoding conserved hypothetical protein (Evidence 4 : Unknown function but conserved in other organisms), with protein sequence MEDTYSRERYSRRVVAKRYADYVRLHVRPQKIVFLEHERELLKAGLTEFGLSLKEAGTLLHETIRADGVSLESEVEKHLHTFLSEPRSAREARLAAKGKGKGKISRVRFEQAVDFYQALTRGALPREETRKRVKVVIQRMGMQPGRDWTRLGSRNWFNRIDPPD encoded by the coding sequence GTGGAAGACACATACTCCCGCGAGCGTTACTCGCGCCGCGTTGTCGCCAAGCGTTATGCTGACTACGTCCGCCTGCATGTCAGGCCACAAAAAATTGTTTTTCTGGAGCATGAACGTGAACTGCTCAAGGCTGGTCTTACCGAGTTCGGGTTAAGCCTGAAAGAGGCGGGCACCCTGCTCCACGAGACCATCAGGGCGGATGGCGTTTCTCTGGAAAGCGAGGTGGAGAAACATCTCCACACCTTTCTATCGGAACCACGAAGTGCCAGGGAAGCCCGACTTGCCGCTAAAGGTAAAGGGAAGGGCAAAATCTCCCGTGTTCGTTTTGAACAGGCGGTGGATTTTTATCAAGCACTAACTCGTGGCGCTCTCCCGCGTGAGGAAACACGAAAACGGGTAAAAGTAGTTATCCAGCGCATGGGAATGCAGCCGGGGCGTGATTGGACGCGTCTTGGCTCGCGTAACTGGTTTAATCGTATTGACCCTCCTGATTAA
- a CDS encoding SPFH domain / Band 7 family protein translates to MLGINFIKFQPNIYVLKYQRGNIVSEGLGLSFFYYTLTTSLVAIPVSGMDASFMFEETTRDFQVITIQGQVNFRISDVKKLSTLLNYTLNPTGKGYMSDDPDKLPQRIIDLVRVLIKREIGSLSLKQALIAADTLTNNISEAIRTHREMVSLGVEILGLSILAILPTKETARALEAETREQILKEADDAIYARRNAAVEQERTIKENELNTEIAVERKKRQIRETQMEAKQAVQAKRHQLEENQMNFNIKLEEQKQTLTQLAVENAKIEADAKAYAAAKMMDVFNTVNPSTLQSLVSIGMAPETLIALAFQGLAEKADKIGELNISPDLLKSLIKHPISR, encoded by the coding sequence ATGCTTGGAATAAATTTTATAAAGTTCCAACCAAATATTTATGTCCTAAAATACCAACGGGGCAATATTGTTAGCGAAGGGTTAGGATTGTCATTTTTTTATTACACGTTGACTACTTCCCTCGTCGCCATTCCGGTTAGTGGTATGGACGCATCTTTTATGTTCGAGGAAACTACCCGTGATTTTCAAGTCATCACGATTCAAGGGCAGGTGAATTTTCGTATCAGCGATGTCAAAAAATTATCAACTTTGTTGAACTATACCCTCAACCCTACTGGTAAAGGCTATATGTCCGACGATCCTGATAAATTGCCGCAACGTATCATTGATCTTGTGCGCGTACTGATTAAAAGAGAAATTGGTAGCCTTTCACTAAAACAAGCTTTGATCGCTGCCGATACTCTTACCAATAACATTAGCGAGGCAATTCGGACGCATCGGGAAATGGTGTCCTTGGGGGTTGAAATACTAGGTCTTTCGATTCTTGCTATTTTACCTACCAAAGAAACTGCAAGAGCTTTGGAAGCGGAGACTCGTGAACAGATATTGAAAGAGGCCGACGACGCGATTTATGCTCGTCGCAACGCTGCCGTTGAACAAGAGCGCACGATCAAGGAAAATGAATTAAATACCGAAATCGCAGTTGAGCGCAAAAAACGGCAGATACGCGAAACGCAAATGGAAGCCAAGCAAGCGGTGCAGGCCAAGCGCCATCAACTGGAAGAAAATCAAATGAATTTCAATATTAAACTGGAGGAACAAAAACAGACATTGACCCAGTTGGCGGTTGAGAATGCAAAAATTGAAGCGGACGCGAAAGCCTATGCTGCTGCTAAGATGATGGACGTATTCAATACCGTGAATCCGAGCACATTACAATCATTAGTCTCAATCGGGATGGCACCAGAAACTTTAATTGCATTAGCTTTCCAAGGCCTCGCCGAAAAAGCTGATAAAATTGGTGAATTAAATATTTCTCCCGATTTGTTGAAAAGTTTAATTAAACATCCGATATCACGTTAA
- the efp gene encoding protein chain elongation factor EF-P — protein MANFSTNEIKSGFKVRVDGDPCVVLENEYVKPGKGQAFNRIKIRNLKTQRVIERTYKSGDVLEGADVIDMQFQYLYNDGSLWYFMDPETFEQHAADEAAMGDSSKWIKEQDTCNVTLYNGTPLSVTPPNQVVLRIKETDPGLRGDTSSGGSKPATTETGAVVRVPLFVSIGDLIKVDTRTAEYISRIKE, from the coding sequence ATGGCAAATTTTAGTACTAACGAAATCAAGTCTGGTTTTAAGGTAAGGGTAGATGGAGACCCGTGCGTCGTCCTCGAAAATGAGTACGTAAAACCTGGCAAGGGACAAGCATTCAATCGTATCAAGATCCGCAACCTTAAAACCCAACGGGTTATCGAGCGTACCTATAAATCTGGGGACGTTCTGGAAGGTGCGGATGTCATCGATATGCAGTTCCAATATCTTTATAACGATGGATCCCTGTGGTATTTCATGGACCCCGAAACCTTCGAGCAACACGCGGCGGATGAAGCTGCCATGGGCGATTCCTCTAAATGGATAAAGGAACAGGATACCTGTAACGTTACCCTGTACAATGGCACTCCGTTAAGTGTAACTCCTCCCAATCAGGTGGTATTGCGTATAAAAGAAACCGATCCAGGGCTACGTGGTGATACCTCAAGCGGCGGCAGCAAACCTGCGACCACTGAGACCGGAGCAGTAGTACGTGTCCCGCTCTTTGTTAGCATCGGCGATCTAATTAAAGTCGATACCCGCACCGCCGAATACATCTCACGAATTAAAGAATAA
- the epmA gene encoding EF-P-lysine lysyltransferase translates to MTDWRPNASFVALRQRAKVLAQIRHFFARRGILEVDTPVLSVATATDPHLASFVTCYRETGVHQRRRLYSHTSPEFPMKRLLAAGAGPIYQLCKVFRNGERGRFHNPEFTLLEWYQPNFDHHTLMDEMDALLMELLDCPTAIRLSYREIFLQNLAIDPHQATIAELQKCVVALKINLITDLDSLDRDDWLDLLLTHRVVSSLGQKDRPTFVYDYPASQAALARIRPGQPAVAERFEVYLNGVELANGFHELSDSQEQRRRFEADRARRRHLGLPMIPLDERLLEALNHGLPACAGVALGVERLLMAILGATHIDEVMAFSIDRA, encoded by the coding sequence ATGACGGACTGGCGTCCGAATGCCTCATTCGTGGCGTTACGCCAACGAGCCAAGGTTCTTGCCCAAATCCGTCATTTTTTTGCGCGGCGTGGAATCCTGGAAGTAGATACCCCGGTGCTTTCCGTGGCTACCGCAACAGATCCACACTTAGCAAGTTTTGTGACCTGCTATCGGGAAACAGGAGTCCACCAGCGTCGCAGGCTCTATTCTCATACCTCTCCTGAATTTCCTATGAAGCGCCTCCTAGCCGCCGGGGCAGGACCGATTTATCAGCTATGTAAAGTATTCCGCAATGGAGAACGTGGGCGTTTTCACAATCCAGAATTTACCTTATTGGAATGGTATCAACCGAATTTTGACCATCATACGCTGATGGATGAAATGGATGCGTTGCTCATGGAGCTTCTCGATTGTCCAACGGCAATTCGTTTAAGCTATCGAGAAATTTTTCTTCAAAATCTCGCAATTGATCCCCATCAAGCAACGATTGCGGAATTACAGAAATGTGTCGTTGCATTAAAAATTAACCTGATTACTGATTTAGATTCACTGGATCGTGATGATTGGCTTGATTTGTTGCTGACCCACCGTGTGGTGTCGAGCTTAGGTCAAAAAGATCGTCCTACCTTTGTATATGATTATCCAGCATCGCAAGCGGCATTAGCCAGGATAAGACCAGGGCAACCTGCTGTGGCAGAACGTTTCGAGGTTTACCTGAATGGAGTGGAATTAGCTAACGGTTTCCATGAATTAAGTGATTCTCAAGAGCAACGACGGCGCTTCGAAGCCGACCGTGCCCGGCGCCGTCATCTAGGATTACCCATGATTCCCCTCGACGAGCGTTTATTAGAAGCATTGAATCATGGGCTACCGGCGTGCGCGGGAGTGGCTTTAGGTGTGGAACGTCTATTGATGGCTATATTGGGAGCTACTCATATTGACGAGGTGATGGCATTTTCCATCGACCGTGCCTAA
- a CDS encoding hypothetical protein (Evidence 5 : Unknown function), with protein sequence METTIDTERKQGIPKNIRVDSHLPGQRAIIYRDCLTADNYFTILFFLCALSSLFQAY encoded by the coding sequence ATGGAAACTACCATTGACACGGAGAGAAAGCAAGGCATCCCTAAAAATATTCGGGTTGACTCACATCTCCCAGGACAACGCGCTATTATTTACCGTGATTGTCTCACGGCTGATAATTATTTTACGATACTTTTCTTCCTGTGCGCGCTTTCTTCTCTCTTTCAAGCATATTGA
- the mltG gene encoding Endolytic murein transglycosylase, producing MRAFFSLSSILILIAAFFLILDARKFLVEPLYLEESCRYYVLMPGIGPLALARDLARYGIIHRPVYLVARSWWRGDWRRFQAGEYLLRPGTTPDEFMDMMVNGRVALHHLTLIEGWSFTQVKEAVSLHDRLQHHLDQASDAEVMTAIHARRTTPEGLFFPDTYQFPTGTTDIAFLNRAQQAMQTHLDQEWTRRDPNLPYVSPYEALILASLVEKETADPDERPRIAGVFIRRLRRNMPLQTDPTVIHGLGNAYTGRLRRSDLQVDTPYNTYIHHGLPPTPIALASLASLHAALHPTPGDELYFVSRGDKTHQFSVTLEKHNAAVRRYQLR from the coding sequence GTGCGCGCTTTCTTCTCTCTTTCAAGCATATTGATACTGATTGCCGCCTTCTTCCTTATCCTCGATGCACGAAAATTTCTCGTGGAGCCGCTTTACCTGGAAGAAAGTTGCCGCTACTACGTGCTAATGCCTGGGATTGGCCCGCTGGCATTGGCACGCGATCTAGCCCGGTACGGCATCATCCACCGACCTGTCTACCTCGTGGCCAGAAGCTGGTGGCGTGGTGATTGGCGACGCTTTCAGGCTGGAGAATATCTGCTGCGTCCTGGAACGACTCCCGATGAATTTATGGATATGATGGTTAATGGGCGCGTCGCTCTTCATCATCTTACCTTAATTGAAGGATGGAGTTTTACTCAGGTAAAGGAAGCGGTTAGTCTCCATGATCGATTGCAACATCACCTGGATCAGGCCAGCGACGCCGAGGTAATGACGGCCATTCACGCACGCAGAACAACCCCAGAAGGTTTATTTTTTCCAGATACATACCAATTTCCAACAGGAACTACCGACATTGCCTTCCTGAATCGCGCACAACAGGCGATGCAGACTCATTTGGACCAGGAATGGACGCGACGTGACCCTAATCTGCCCTATGTCAGTCCCTATGAAGCCTTAATCCTCGCTTCGTTGGTGGAAAAGGAGACCGCCGATCCAGATGAACGTCCACGCATCGCTGGGGTATTCATCCGACGATTGCGACGCAATATGCCTCTCCAAACTGATCCCACGGTGATCCACGGCTTGGGGAACGCTTACACCGGCAGGCTACGACGTTCCGATTTACAGGTGGACACACCTTACAACACTTACATTCATCATGGGTTACCGCCTACTCCAATTGCCTTGGCTAGTCTTGCTTCGCTACACGCAGCTTTGCATCCAACACCAGGAGATGAACTCTATTTTGTATCCCGAGGCGACAAAACGCATCAATTCTCAGTTACCTTAGAGAAACACAATGCTGCGGTGCGTCGCTATCAACTTCGATAG
- a CDS encoding hypothetical protein (Evidence 5 : Unknown function), whose protein sequence is MIGRVLARVTGLIVLTLLINFKVSGTPRLKAGACEVKFTSSNLTSLSPKYRTTFLES, encoded by the coding sequence GTGATTGGACGCGTCTTGGCTCGCGTAACTGGTTTAATCGTATTGACCCTCCTGATTAATTTTAAGGTGTCAGGAACCCCACGCCTAAAGGCGGGGGCTTGTGAAGTCAAATTCACAAGTTCGAACTTGACCAGCCTAAGTCCAAAGTATCGGACTACGTTTTTGGAGTCATGA